A region of the Apium graveolens cultivar Ventura chromosome 6, ASM990537v1, whole genome shotgun sequence genome:
tctttcattgatcatatgccttgagtatgaattaccaagaatacatatgaatcaattgatctgttatgtcctgcactcacaaatggattaatagttcttggtacccaacttatcagtttgggtccagttggattagagattttactataaacagagataCCAACAACTGCacccttatcatgctaattcttatctttgactgaccattttctccattttaatacccttaacagatttgtctctaggctaggggaaaatggttccaaccttacatagggaggactagcagtctttgccctattgtaattctaaacatgtttcttctataattaatgcaagtactaagataTGCAATCATGGCATAAagataagcaagcattgtattagaaatacatgacattcattcagaaacattacgcataagaattaagcaagacatgcatgatatggaataaacagaattaacaattaaatcaCTAATTTTAtttagtccaatcctgttgatgtatctcatctagctatctcaatccaaatatattttaacaaacaattcagattaaaagaataaatcacattgtaatgGGATACAGCGAGTAAGTAttaacaaaggtcttatatgctggaaaaacatatacctcactaaagcaattaatcatgttcaacaaatattcaaacacatagttaagatcatctaaagtaacatgcacaagttaaacatcaatcctagttaccagaaaaaatAATCTAgagaactagttcagcattatctatatgtgatgttatcatgcttgcgattgttaaacatttaaacactacgatcttatcatgcattgaatattgagaacaaaatattgcagtggttcaagaaatctaaacctgagatatgtgagttggaccatcttcagagattgctttgaaagcaagattttcatgattctcgtcatctaATCTATCCCAACtatttcccgtgcactataagttttgattGGCTGTTttcctaagaaaacattccacatttgtctcaactcttcaactgaatccctactcatccttgtttgtcaagcttcttgttccattgtagcaaaacccctgatagttacttgacacatatgtcttgtcataactgtagctatcaaatcttgtatatgtcccattctcagtcttgtaatcaccccttaaactgaatctgtaagaatctctgcttcggaatagataggcttgatccttggatatagcttttctattccttgtgaatctgattcgactaaacttccctgacaagtgaaacactgccctgacgtccagtccctcaagtaattctacctgagcttcctttgATTCAGCTACCAGTGACTCCTACATTATGTCCTAAGGTTCCAATTttaatgcatgtaactgagatatctgtatgtccccactattatctctgacctccacaattcctgcctgtgtgatctcattgattcccggataaatatagcattggtacaaaccactgtgtgactgtataatctggaatcatagaattgtcttaaaatcttcgagaaaaattgtacccgtagaaagttcattcatttcctgcgtctgaaaacccagtggtatcctatggagtaagcctttgaggaggttccacaattttcgtctgtaggtcttgaaatcaattcccttggagtaagaaaaccattatctataatttcCATATGAATAGCACATAGTCTTCGTTTTTTTCGAAatattaaaatccactttaaatcccgggaggaatcctgagtctaccaataccttgagtacccttaatttaatatttaagaaaaaaattaaattttcaatatttttaattttcttaaaaaataaattaatcaaaaatacatatttacgtaaaatctaattttcaagaatttcaaattttcttaaaaattaaataaaacgtaaattattatctaagaaaaatttatattaaagaaatttaaattttatagaAAAAATTAGGGGcaataaaaatatttaagtgaCCCAATTTTGTATGTGCCGACCTCCCTACGGCGACTTAGAGTGCAGATATCTTTCATACACAGTACACGAGTTTGTAATCATCCTCCGTGGCGACATGGAGACTAAAGCCTTGAATTGTCTACGGCGACTTAACCTCCTTTCCTTTTTGTAGAGAACAAAGAAACAAAAACAACCCGGCTACAACATGCGGCTATAGAGCGCGTGTGAGATATAGCCGCGCGTGCTCTGCTCCGCGCGTTTCCTGACTTTCCGCGCGTGCTGCTTAATCAGAACCGTTGCGCGCGTGCATGACAGTCGAGCAGTAACAGAGGCTTCCTGGGCGCGTGACTAACACAACAGGAGGCAGTTGTTGTTTCCGAAGTCTACGCATGTACATTACCACACCACAAACAACACAAATGGCATGTTGTTATATATTTGAATGACTTTTAACCTTACAACTTACCCCATTAATTCTCACACCCTTTGGCTTTTCATTTTACACCCTTTGGCTTTTCATGCTACTTGTAACCTACAAACTCTAGCCCTATATAAACCATTGTAAGATATGTGATTGATATATGAAATGAAAATCTTCTCTATTCTCTTAGTAATTTTGTTCTTGTAATGCTCTCTATATAATATATTCTATATTAGTTTgtaacacgttatcagcacgaaaGCTAATAAGATCTGTGGGTGCACCAGAAGGAGAAGTTGGTTTACGAGTTTACACGAGTTTCTTGTCAACACAAGTACTAGTACTAGCTGGGTGATCATTACTTCCTGTCTCTACAAAAGGTATGCCCATGTTTTAATTGTTAAATGAATATATTACCGCAGGCATGATTGCATGTTAGTAAAACTAGATCCATAACATGCTAGTCTATTCTTTTAGTTCATATTTATCATGTTCACGTATTACACTTTGCGGGTGGTTAAATATATAAGTGGATGCCTGTATAATATTCTGTACTAATCATTTATGCTAATTGCTTGACCTGATTTTCATGCCTGCTTAGTTGAACATTTGCGTAAGTAAAATTAAAATCACTTCACTTGTTTTCTGCTTCATGAATTATTTGTATTAGTTCTTATGTTATCCCTTGCAAATTACTTAAGTGGCTTGATATTTTTATGCTATAATCTGAATGTTGTACAAATTTAGGGAGATTTGCACTTTGCACGAATAGTTAAAAACTAAAAGCTAGGCTATGCCTTGTCTCCTGCAGCTTTTATAATCTATTTCCGTGACTAAGAGTTGATGTAGCAGTAATTTATATTTGTTTTACTTGTGCATGCGTGTTAATAATTGTCATGTTAACTAAGATGGGTTGTTATCAATGAATAGCATATATTTTAGTCTCTGAGACTTAACTAAAATCATGTTCTATTAAACTTGTTGATTAAATGCATCATTATGTgtaatatattatatttgttTAAGTGAGTATATTTGATAAGTGATAATCTGTTTCTTTCGCAAATTATTTGTTATCTTGTCATAAAAAATTATCGCATTGCATTATATTTATGTGCATAAATATTGATGTTGATTCGAGTTTTGTTTATTTTTAGTGAAAATGTCGAATCTTACGAAACTTGAGTTTAACGCACTTGATGTCACCGGCAAAAATTATTTGACATGGATTCTTGATGCTGAAATCCATCTTAGTGCAATGGGTCTCGGTGACACCATAAAAGAGGGAAATAAGACCTCTGAACAAGACAAGGCAAAGGCCATGATATTTCTTCGCCATCACCTTGATGAAGGCTTGAAAACTGAATATCTGACTATTAAAGATCCATCAACTCTTTGGAAAGATCTCAAAGAAAGATATGATCACCAGAAAACGGTGATACTTCCTAAAGCTCGCTATGATTGGCTACACTTGCGATTGCAAGATTATAAAAGTGTGAGCGAGTATAACTCTGCCATGTTCAAAATTACATCTCAATTGAAATTATGTGGCGAGAATATCACCGATAAAGATATGTTGGAGAAAACATATTCCACTTTCCATGCCAATAATATGCTCTTGCAACAACAATATCGTGAACGTGGATTCACGAAATATTCTGAGCTTATTTCTGTGTTGCTTCTTGCTGAACAAAATAATGAACTTTTGCTGAAAAATCATCAAGCACGTCCCACTGGCTCAACACCATTCCCTGAAGTGAATGCGGTGACTAATAATGAATATAGAGATAATAAATCATTTGGACGTGGACGTGGGCATGGATATGGACGTGGACGTGGGCGTGCCCGTGGTCATGGATTTTGGCGTGGTCGAGGCCGAAATCAACAAAATCGCCCCCACTTTAAAAGGAAGCCTTACTATcaaaaatagaaaacaaatgaggaGAAACCCGAGGGAAGTACGATGGTTAAAAAGGGTGAAAGTACTTGTAGTCGTTGTGGAATGAAAGGTCATTGGAGAAGTACATGTCGTACCTCCAAGCACTTTGCTGACCTATATCAAGCATCTTTGACAAATGTTGAAACTAATTTCACCGAACAGAATGATCCTTTGGGGATTGCTCATCTTGAAGCACATCTTGGAAGTGATGGCCAAGTTGATCCTTCGGCCTTTACTCACATGGAAGTTGGTGATTTCTTTGAAGATGTCGATGTGAATATGCCTAAATTTGGTGGTGATGAGCCTAAGAATAATTAAGAAAGGCCTTACTTGCTTGTTGAACGTTTTCCTTATTTATTTTGGATTGTTAGTACTTAATTTTTGAACTATGATAATCATCCTTATCAGTTGCTTATGTAATTTTCTTTAATGAAGTACTTGAGATGTTTTACCTCTacttctaattttattttatttttcgtGAAGAAATATGGCCAGCAACCTCTCATCATGTGCTATAAAAGATGAGGAATCTTTTTGTTTGGCAGATAGTGCAACCACACATACaattttaaaagatcaaaaatatttTTCGCATCTAACATTAGCCAAAGCTAATGTAAATACAATATCGGGTGCATCAAATATAATTGAAGGCTCCGGAAGAGCAAGTATAGTGCTACCTAATGGTACATGTTTGTTGATTGAAAATGCACTATTCTCCACCCGATCAAAAAGAAATCTTTTGAGTTTTAAAGATATACGCCACAATGGCTATCATATTGAGACAACAAATGAACTTGAAAGTGAATATTTGTGTATCATGACTACTATCTCAGGGAGGAAACATGTGATAGAAAAACTCCCATCATATAATTCTGGATTATATTATACTTTCATAAATCCAGTTGAGTCACACATGACTATTAATACAAGATCTGTTGACCCGACAAATTTTATTATATGGCATGATCGTTTAGGCCATCCGGGTTCAACAATGATGCGaagaattattgaaaattcaAATGGACATCCACTCAAAAACAAAATTGTTCCATTGTCCAAAGATTTTTCATGTGT
Encoded here:
- the LOC141665030 gene encoding uncharacterized protein LOC141665030, yielding MSNLTKLEFNALDVTGKNYLTWILDAEIHLSAMGLGDTIKEGNKTSEQDKAKAMIFLRHHLDEGLKTEYLTIKDPSTLWKDLKERYDHQKTVILPKARYDWLHLRLQDYKSVSEYNSAMFKITSQLKLCGENITDKDMLEKTYSTFHANNMLLQQQYRERGFTKYSELISVLLLAEQNNELLLKNHQARPTGSTPFPEVNAVTNNEYRDNKSFGRGRGHGYGRGRGRARGHGFWRGRGRNQQNRPHFKRKPYYQK